ATCTTTTCTAGTTTCAGCAGAGTAAAAAAAATGCATTTCGAACATGGGTGAACATGGACCAGACGGGTGAATGCATTCTTGGATGCCGCTAATCTTTTGACAATCTATTGTGCTTGCTACAAAAGCAAAATCACAAAAAGCTACTTCACTCATGGAAAAAAGAAGTCAAAGACAAAATTCAGTCTAATTTCCCCATGTTGCTTCAGGGGCATCGAGAACAAACAAAATGACATTGGTCGCAGGAGATCGCATACTAATCCATCCAAAAGAATCAATACAATATGGATTCTGTGGGTAGTAGAGCCTAGATTACGTTCGAATACCAGGGAAATCACCTTGTTAACAATGACATATCATTAGCCAATTCTTTGCAGAATGGCATGAACGTGTGGGGCGCCCCCCTACAGAATTCCGTccatcggtcatattttcgtagtgcttaggcgaagccctgcggagatagcatcaccatcatagtcaccacgccgtcatgttgccggaactcatccactacttcgccgtcttgctggatcaagaaggcgaggacgtcaccgagctgaacgtgtgctgaacacggaggtgccgtacgttcggtactcgatcggttggatcacgaagaagttcgactacatcaattgcgttaacaaacgcttccgcttacggtctacgagggtacgtagacacactcttccctctcgttgctatgcatctccatggatagatcttgcgtgtgcgtagaaaaaaaattattttccatgcaacgttttccAGCACCATGGTCCTTCTTGCATTACCCTCTCCCAATCACAAGGCAGCAAAACTGAAGAGTGTAGAGGTTCGGTTCCCAAGGCTTGAAGTTGACTTCCTGTGCAAGATCCCAGGCGGATCGCATGTTCCTGAAGAACCATCCCTGACTGTAAGGTTTGTCAATGTGAACCCTTGCCACCGCCATCCACCTTGCTGCATCTTGAGGGATAGcttcctcatcaaccacgacaTCATCCATGCCATCCTCACAGAGCCCTAGCTCCGCCATCATCCTCTCTACCTCCAACTTTCGCCGCCATCTGTCAAAACCTTGCCCGAAGATGAAAAAACCGTCGGGCGATGAAAAACAGCGGAGCCCTACACCGAGCCGCCTGCCAAGGGAGGAACGACCTAGGCCGCGAAGCCCTAGGCGCTCCTCGGAGTCAGATCGGCGGGAGGGAAAAAACTGATCTCAACGGCGGCTGTGGACGCCTCCGAGAGGAAGAAACCCTACCGAGAGGGAAAGATTCTAGCAAATACAAAAGTTGGACATAAAAAAGGCAATTGTTGTTTGGGCTGCGTGGCCCAGTATTTTCTGCCAACCTATTCTCTCACCATCGTTTCTTCTTAATTAATTTACTGTCTACTACTTCCATACGAATGCAACATCTACTTTTGCTTGTGCGGGTGACTCCGGAGGCGACTCAAAACCTAGGACAAAAAGCTCTATCTCTTATCGCTCCGGCAGTCGGCCATGGCGGCCCCACCCTTCCATCAAAGATGAAGGGAGCAGGGGTGCACCTTGTGACCCTCATTGCAAACAAGCACACGAAGTATGGAGGTGTTGGAGTGGCGGCGATAGCGCATGGCATTGCATTAAGGTGGAATAGGCGCGACCGTATGTAGCTTCCTGCACCTTGGGGAGCAACTTCATACGTTATTGGGCTGCCAGTTGTTGCAAGCCTAAGCTTGTTCCTCCCATGTATGTATGGATGTATATACTGCCAAAATCCCTTTTGGCGGCCGCGCTCGAATGAGGTTgctttttgaaaattcaaaattcATCAAATTTCATAGTTTTACATTCAAAATTTTTTGAATAAAATTTAGATATACATAAAGGGATAatacacatgtgtgtaaattttcagaacGAAATATGTTGAAGTGAGGACTgtgaaaaaaagataaatctaGGGCTATTTAACACATAATACTATTCATTCTGCCAGACCCAGAATTTATCTTTTTTATACAGATCACATTTCAAtatatttcatcctgaaattttacacatACCATCCTTGTTTATTTGTAAAAAAAATTGAATCTGAAaagtttattttttttaaaaaaaagaggccTTCATAGAGGCCGAGAGCCAAAATGCCTCAGTTCGTATGCACAAAGATCAGTTGCGACAGTTCATCCTTCCTCGAATTAGGAAGAACAAGCTTTGGCTTGCAACAACTGGCAACCCAATAAGGTAGGAGCCAACTACCGTGTCAACCGTCACATCATTGCCCATCCAGTACCAAGCATTTTAGATTATATCTTGATTTTTGCTTCTTGCATACAGATATCATTAAGGCTCAGTAAACTTTTCAGCCTCCCACGGTCGCGCCTATAAAAGCACACACATCAAACCGAGGAGATCTCCAAACCGAGAGGCGGTCACAATCACTTGGCAAACATGGATATCAAGGCGGCAACAACGCTTGCCCTGACGCTCGTCCTCAACGAGCAAGTTGTCCAAGGTAGAGTCCTCCACCGAAGACCAGCCCACTGGCCCCAACCGCTCTCCACCGGTGGCAGCGCCTCCACCGGCAACGACGCCGACAACGTTGAATAAGAGCACAACAACACCAGCAGAGCTACATGCAAACTTGAGGGggcggctgcccccccccccccccccccgccatagGTTAGGGGCCTAAATTCAGTGGCATCCTGCGCTAGCTTCACCACTGGGAGCATTCTCGATCTGGTGGGTCCTCGGATTTGAAGCCCTACTACAGCGCAGAAGAACCAGTGGCTACTAGCTTCAAACGGGTGTGCAATGTCGTTTCCTcggtgttgagtatcgtgattagatTGAAAACATAGAATAGACTAGGAAGTACTTCATCTTGTCTTTACTTTAAGAAGATCATGTATTCCTATATatgtgcccatgaggctcaagtaATAAACACTgattccaccaatctctctctaTTCCTTCTACATGATATCCGCCCAACcgatccaaaccctagccaccgcccgcCACTTCTGCCGCACGCCACCCCGTGGCGGTCGGTGTCCATGATCACCATTGGGGACCGCATCGCCTGTACGTAGGGTTTATCCGCCGATCCAGTTGATCGGCTGGCTAGAGAGTTTTTTTTCCGATcttttgatttgaatttttctCTCTCTTACCGGTCACATTGATCGTCAATTTTTTGGTTTCCCGATCTAAAGATCGATTTGGGTCGCTGGCCGCCATTCATCATCTTCAACGCGTGCTTTCTACTCCAACAACAGCCTGGCCGACACCTGCCGTCGCGCTCCTACGTTGGCCCGCACCATGTCGCCCATGGCTCAATCTCACGTCCTGCGCGCGTGTTGGTTGCAGCGCGTCGCGTGCGCAACTGCAGCGCTAGCCCGGCTTGACCCATGGCCGCTCATGCATCTGCATGGCACCACGTGCTAGCCTGATTGCATGTAAGTGCTCATGGCACCTGTGCTAGTCTGGTTGCACCTAGGTATTGCGAATGTACCAGATGGCCTAGCTATGTGTCACGTCCGGCTGCATCACACTGGGTGGCTGAGCGGACACTTCGATTTCACGCGTAATTGGATTGATCATGCGAGCGTCCACGATTCCGTACCGCGAACGTTGTTGAGTATGTGCCACTTCACTGATTAAGCAACGGGTTGCAGCTACCTCTTCGTTTTGGATCGCAGCCGTCGCCGTCCCAAGGATCTCTCCACGTCTACACCGACCCACGTGTTGTCGCTGCATTGTCCCTTCAGGTCCTAATGCCACGGTCCGCGGTTCACCGCTGCCCCAAGGCCGTCAGCTCTAGGCCTTCCACGTCTACACCGACCCGCGTGTTGTCGCTGCATTGTTCCTTCAGGTCCTAATGCCATGGTCCGCGGTCCACCGCTGCCCCAAGGCCGTCAGCTCTAGGCCTTCCACGTCTACACCGACCCGCGTGTTGTCGCTGCATTGTCCCTTCAGGTCCTAATGCCATGGTCCGCGGTCCACCGCTGCCCCAAGGCCGTCAGCTCTAGGCCTTCCACGTGGCCAGTGACGAAGGACGGAACTTTTTCAAAATGGGGCGAACTCTTAAGCCAAAAAAAAAATTGATGCAAAACCAACACTACAACccttcagaatttgtggagttttGCGGTTGCAATCAGATATTTATTACTTTTTTCGTTGCaagtttttttagagattccaacaagtgactacatacggagcaaagcgAGTAAATCAACACTCTAAAATAAGTCTATATACATTCATATattgtagtccatttaaaatgtttaaaaaaatttatatttagaaacgaagggagtaataCGAAAATCTCAGACCAAATGAAATCAGCTGCAGGATTTTTATTCAAGTTTGACGTACTTATTTAGCTATATATCCTGATGAATATGGGAAGTTTTCAGAAGGCAACTCCTGCGCCGTCGGCGGCCGTGGGCTTGTACCCGGAGTTGTGAGCCGCCTTGTCCGACGGCGGCATGTCGCCGAACACCATCCCCCCGAAGCCTCCGCCGAGCAGCCCCGCGCCGAGCCCCAGCGCGAAGCTGCCGTTCCTTACGCAATAATTCTTCTGCGCTGGCGACGCGGCGGCCGTGCCACAGCCGGCAGCTGGCTTGGGCGCCGGCGGCATGCGAGCACACGCCTGAGGGTAGCGCGGCACCGCCGCCTCCGGCGCGTAGACGTACGTCGGAGGACAGTACTGCCACGGCGGCAGCTCGTACCCCACCACCGCGGCCTCGTCCCAGCACAACCCTTCGTCCTGGGCCAGCGGCACCATCACGGGGCCGAAGTGGTACGCTACGGTGAGCATGCCCCGATGCTCGGTGCAGTGCACCTTCCGGACCGGGTACGACTCACGCCGCGGCGGGCCGCCCACGCAGGCGCAGGCCAGCAGGTCGGCGACAGGGATGAACACCTCGCCGACGTCGCGGTCCTCGAGGCCGAAGAGGCGCTCGGTGCGGAGGAGCACGTGGAGGTAGGCTCCCGCGGCGGCGGCCTTGGCGGGCGTGGGCGGGACGGTGAACGTGAACGTATCGTCCCACGTCGGGTGCCTGGCGCCGTCGCGGTCGGTCTGGCTGCACCGCCGCGTGCGAGGGTCGCCGAACACGGACGTGATGGCGTACACCTCCATGCGGCTGAACACGTTGACGTCCTTCAGGTTGCTCGCCGAGACGAGCGTCAGCTCCAGGACcctgtgcgccattgctaaccgcCCCAGCGCTGTTGGAGAATGGGAAACTACGTGGCGAGCTGCGAGCTTTGCCGTACGGGCTTATGGCGGCCATGGCGCCCAGGGGTATGTATAGGGGTCGTGCTGGGCCCGCTGCCAGCGACGTACGGGTCGATCGGCTGCTCCAAGTTTGGCGCGCGGGCAACATGCATGCATGGATGTGCACGCGTCCGATGCCAATGGAAATTTCTTCAACAGAATGTGCGCAACAGCTAGCCTGTTACTGATGACATTTGATATACAAATTTCTAAATTTTAAACCCTAAGATCTCAACATCTTCTAGAACACCTGTGGTTGTGAATCAGTGAGTTGTATAGGACTGTTAGGTTGCTTCTGATGAAAGATTGTTGTGCTACTTCTTTCCCACTGATGCGACATATAATTTTCCAAACTACTGGAAGAGTGGAAGGTGCATGATCTTTCCCACTAGATGGAATAGAATTCACAATCATAACCGTGGACCAGCTGCATGCCCAATTGCCCATGAAGAACTTACAAATAAATATTCTtatttactccctctgtaaagaaatataagaacgtttagatcactaaagtagtaataTAAACGctgttatatttctttacggagggagtaggtaaTAACTAGTAGGTAACAAAGTTACTTGATTAACCTTGTGAATTTAAACGTTGGATAAAAACATTCAATTGAAGGACAGAAAACATGAGCACCTAAGAAAAGAAATCATTTCTCAAACTGAACTTACAAATGATAATGAAACAAAAAAAACGCATACTCCTCATGTAAAAAAAAGGTAATATTTTTTTTAGAATTGTTAACAATACATTCAAATCGAATGTTGAATAATCAAACTCAAAGACACCAATCGAGCTTTTTTTTAGAATCTCGCAAAGCTTTATTACTCCGTACGTCATGATGTTTACAGGGACGAATACAAGATCACCGGAATATCCTAACCAGACATGACGCCCATACC
The window above is part of the Triticum aestivum cultivar Chinese Spring chromosome 2A, IWGSC CS RefSeq v2.1, whole genome shotgun sequence genome. Proteins encoded here:
- the LOC123184774 gene encoding protein SRC2-like, with translation MAHRVLELTLVSASNLKDVNVFSRMEVYAITSVFGDPRTRRCSQTDRDGARHPTWDDTFTFTVPPTPAKAAAAGAYLHVLLRTERLFGLEDRDVGEVFIPVADLLACACVGGPPRRESYPVRKVHCTEHRGMLTVAYHFGPVMVPLAQDEGLCWDEAAVVGYELPPWQYCPPTYVYAPEAAVPRYPQACARMPPAPKPAAGCGTAAASPAQKNYCVRNGSFALGLGAGLLGGGFGGMVFGDMPPSDKAAHNSGYKPTAADGAGVAF